The region CCCCCGCGCCTGCCCCCGACGGTACCATCTATGCCGCCTCGGGCTCGCGACTGATTCAGGCTCGCCATGGCCGCTGGAGCACCGCGCTCGACGAGCCGGGCTGGACCCTGAGTTCGCCACGCCCCGCCCCCGACGGGCGCACCGTCGCGTACACCGCGGCGCGCGGCAACACCGTCGAGCTGCGGCTTTTCGCGCCGTCGGGACCAGGGTCGCGCGCGCTGCTGACGGCGGACCGGGATCGGGTTCTGTACCGCTGGGCGCCGGACAGCACCCGGCTCTACGTCGTGATCGGCGGGAGCTGGGACTGGCATCTACTCGACGTGCCCGCGAATGGGGGGCCGGCGCGGGTGCTCGTGCACGGGGCCGCGGCTATCGACACACTTGCGGTTTCGCCGAACGGGGGTCGGGTCGCGTTCTCGGCTGCGCCGGCGCTCGACTACCCCACCAACCGGCGGCAGCTCTTCGTGCTCGACGTGGAAGGGCGCCGCGCCCACAATATCGAGTTGCCGGGTCGCGACGCCGGCGATCTGACCTGGACCGACGACGACACGCTGCTGGTTGTGGTTACGCCGAGCGGGGCCGATGCGCCCTGGCATCTGCCGGCGACGCGGTCGGTCGTCCGGGTCACGGTGTCGACCGGGGCAGTCGCCGACACCGTCGCGTCGAAGTAGTTCTCACGCTCCTTCGCGGTCGCGATACTTGGAATCGGGCTGCGGAGGCAGGTTGAGCACCTCCTGACCGAACACGTCGACGAAGTACTCGACCACGTTGCGCATCGACACCACACCCACCGGCCGACCGCTCTTGTCGACCAGCGGAATGTGCCGAAAGCCGCCGACGGTCATCCGGTTCAGCGCGTAGGCGGCCCGGTCGTCCTGGCGCAGGCATTCCGGGTCCGGCGTCATCAGTTCGCGAACCTCGGTGCGGTCGACGTCGACTGTGGTGCCGGCCACTTTCGTGAGGACGTCCCGTTCCGTGAAGATCCCGATCAGGCGGTCGCCTTCTTCGATCAGGACGCAGCCAACACCCGCCTTCTTCATGTGGGTGATGGCATCGCGCACACTGACGGTCGGCGGTACGGCGATTGCGGGCTTAAGGGTTGCCAGGGCGCGAATCGGTTCCCTCAACAGCGCGGTCCCCAGACGAATGGCCTCGGCGGCGCGTTCATCGGCAATGCTTTCTTCTTCGAGGACGATATCGTCGTGCATGGCTGACCTCCGATCCGCGGCAAGAGCAGCGCTCTCCTTCTTCGTTCATGACGTGTCCGGACGAGCGTGTCAACGAACCCGCCGCCGGGGCACCCGAACGGAGATGTTCTTCCGCAGCGAGATTTATAATTGACTATACGCACGCGCCGGGTTTATGGGTCGGGCTAAGCATATGCGTGCGCTCCTCCGAAATATGGCTGTACGCGTATCGCCGCGGCGCTGCGCGGTCGGTGCAACTGCCGCGATAGCGCTGATCGCCCTGCTGGGTCGTGGGGCGGGGGCCGTTGTGGTGGGAGGGGGCGGCAGCCTTGCAACCGATTGCCTTGCCGTTTTCGATGCGCCGGCGAACTACCCGGCTGACGGGCCGAAGCAGGTCAGGTGCGTCGACGGCGATCCGACCTGCGATTCCGACAACCTGGTCGATGGCGTGTGCACGGTAGCGGTGGTGGTGTGTGTTAACAGCACGGCAGTGGGTGGATGTACGCTGGCCGGAGTCGACAGCGTCACGGTCGACCATGCGCTCGACAACGGCGATCCCAGGTTCGACCCCGATTTCCAGGCGGTGCAGAACCGGATCGATAACGAACTCAATCTGCCGTCGAGTACGGCGGACGTGTGCACGCTTACGACGTCCATCCGGGTCCCGATCAAGGGTCCGATCGGCAACAACCGCTGCAGTCACCGCACGAAGAAGTTGAAGCTCGAAACGGAATCGGACCTCATTCAGGGCCGGCGATATATCGACCGGGACACGCTCCGAGTCACCTGTTATCCGGCGCCGGCGAACGGGTGCGATCCGCAGACGCTGTTTGCGGGCACGTTCGACCGCGTGCAGAAGCAGATCTTCAACCAGAGCTGCGCGGTAAGCAGTTGCCACGATTCGAATGCGCAGGCGGGAGGCTTGATCCTCGAAGTCGGAGCGACCCCGGGCAATCTGATCGAGGTCGATCCGGTCAACGCCGCGGCGCTGGGCGCCGGCTGGAAACGTATAGATCAAAGCAGCCCGACCGCCGGCAGCCCGGAGACGAGCTTTCTCTATCGGAAGATCATGGGCGATCTGCCGGACGCCGGCTACGGCGAGCGCATGCCGCTCGGCCGCCCGAGGCTCAACGGCACGCTCCGGGACCTTATCGAGGCGTGGATAGGCGCCGGCGCGCCGGCGACGGGGTGGGTTCCGGGGACGTACTAGGCAGTAAGGAGCCGGCGCGGGCGCGGAGGCGGCGCCTCGTCGGCGACAACGGGGGCAGGGAAGGGAGGAGTTTTGCGATGGGTGACCAGAACACCCCGTTGACCATCTCCACCGCCAGGCATCTCTTGCGTCGCACCGGTTTCGGCGCCGATCCGAAGCGGGTAGCGGACCTCGAGAACGTCACCCGCGGTGCCGCGGTCGACGAGATCCTCGATTTCGAACCGACCCGGTTTCGTCCCGGGGGCCGCGACATCGAGGACGTACACAACAACTGGATCAAGTACATGGTGCGGGTCAGGCACCCCCTGCAGGAGAAGCTGGTGCTTTTCTGGCACGATCATTTCGCCACCAGCGATCAGACGGTGGCCGACCCGCTTCTGATGCGCAACCAGAACCGCCTGTTTCGCAGGAACTGCAAGGGGAACTTCAAGACGCTGGTGCGGTCCGTCAACCTCGATCCGGCGATGATGCAGTTCCTCGACACCGTGCGCAACCGCAAGGAGCAACCGAACGAGAACTACGCCCGCGAATTGCAGGAGCTTTTTACCCTGGGCGTACTCGATCTCAACGGCAACCCCAACTATGCCCAGGAAGACATCGTGCAGATCGCGCGAGCGTTCAGCGGTTGGGACTACGACCGAAACAGCCTGGAACCGTGGTTTCGCTCTTCGCGGCATGACTACGAGGCCGACTACCCCGCCCGCGGGCCAAAGGTCATTTACACCACGTTCGGTCAGTTCGGCGCCGGGGGCAGCGCCTTCGACGCCAATGGCGAAGGGGAGGCCGAGATCGACACGGTGATCGACATCATCTTCGAACACCGCGACAGCAGCAATCAGAACACGGTCGCTCGTCACATCGCTCGGAAACTGATCGAGTACTTCGCTCATCCGAGCCCGAGCACCGCCTTCGTGGATGCGGTCATCGCGGACTCCGACTTCGACACGAACTTCGAGATCCAGCCGCTGCTGAGGGCCATCTTCGTGCACGACGACTTCTATCTCTCGGCCGCCACGCCGGGGCTGGGCACCAAGAAGTCGTTCAAGTGGCCCGTCGATTACGTCGTCGGCACGCTTCGCCAGCTCAAGATGAAGCTCAAGAGCAAGTACCAGTACCTGGCCGGCGGCGAGTACGACAACGTGCGCGACCACCTGAGCGACATGGGACAGGTGCTGCTCGAACCGCCCAGTGTTTTCGGGTGGGACTGGGAAGAGGCCTGGGCCAGCAGCCAGGCGATGCTGGCGAGGTTTGTCTTCGCCCGCGATATCGGCATGGCCCGCGAGAGCGGTTCAGCCGCGCTGCGGCCGCTGAAGCTGATCGACCGGTCCCTGACCGATCCCGCTCAGATCGTCGATGCGGTTACCGAGCTTCTCGGCGTCAAGGACGACCTGTCCACGGCGGCTCGTCAGGCATTGATCGACTACCTTGGGCCCGGTCCGATCCAGTGGACGGACGACGCACCGAATGGCTGGGACACCCGCAACGAGAAGATCCACGGGCTGTTCACGCTGGTCCTGCAGTCGCCGTACTACCAACTGCACTGAGCCACGA is a window of Candidatus Binatia bacterium DNA encoding:
- a CDS encoding DUF1800 domain-containing protein, producing the protein MGDQNTPLTISTARHLLRRTGFGADPKRVADLENVTRGAAVDEILDFEPTRFRPGGRDIEDVHNNWIKYMVRVRHPLQEKLVLFWHDHFATSDQTVADPLLMRNQNRLFRRNCKGNFKTLVRSVNLDPAMMQFLDTVRNRKEQPNENYARELQELFTLGVLDLNGNPNYAQEDIVQIARAFSGWDYDRNSLEPWFRSSRHDYEADYPARGPKVIYTTFGQFGAGGSAFDANGEGEAEIDTVIDIIFEHRDSSNQNTVARHIARKLIEYFAHPSPSTAFVDAVIADSDFDTNFEIQPLLRAIFVHDDFYLSAATPGLGTKKSFKWPVDYVVGTLRQLKMKLKSKYQYLAGGEYDNVRDHLSDMGQVLLEPPSVFGWDWEEAWASSQAMLARFVFARDIGMARESGSAALRPLKLIDRSLTDPAQIVDAVTELLGVKDDLSTAARQALIDYLGPGPIQWTDDAPNGWDTRNEKIHGLFTLVLQSPYYQLH
- a CDS encoding CBS domain-containing protein produces the protein MHDDIVLEEESIADERAAEAIRLGTALLREPIRALATLKPAIAVPPTVSVRDAITHMKKAGVGCVLIEEGDRLIGIFTERDVLTKVAGTTVDVDRTEVRELMTPDPECLRQDDRAAYALNRMTVGGFRHIPLVDKSGRPVGVVSMRNVVEYFVDVFGQEVLNLPPQPDSKYRDREGA